From Quercus lobata isolate SW786 chromosome 1, ValleyOak3.0 Primary Assembly, whole genome shotgun sequence, one genomic window encodes:
- the LOC115955457 gene encoding uncharacterized protein LOC115955457, translated as MQDVELASDIMLSLKEMFGEQGRFARQETMRKVYNTKMAESTSVREHCLKMISNLNTLEVLGVDIDGESQVDMILQSLPESFKEFRLNYNMNKKIYSLSEFMNELVVTEGILGTSSVEANMAKAFTSQPKSKGKGKKKKKKKKDFTK; from the coding sequence ATGCAAGATGTAGAACTAGCTTCAGACATAATGCTAAGTCTAAAAGAGATGTTTGGTGAGCAAGGTCGTTTTGCAAGGCAAGAAACTATGAGGAAAgtttataataccaaaatggctGAAAGCACTTCAGTGAGGGAGCATTGTCTTAAGATGATCTCTAATTTGAATACATTGGAAGTTTTAGGTGTTGATATTGATGGAGAATCCCAAGTGGATATGATACTCCAGTCACTACCAGAATCATTCAAGGAATTCAGacttaattataatatgaacaaaaagatttattcaTTGTCTGAATTTATGAATGAATTGGTAGTGACGGAAGGCATTCTTGGTACATCCAGTGTTGAAGCTAATATGGCTAAAGCTTTTACTTCTCAACCTAAGTCAAAAGGCAAgggtaagaagaagaagaagaagaagaaggacttcaccAAGTAA